Genomic segment of Arvicola amphibius chromosome 7, mArvAmp1.2, whole genome shotgun sequence:
TCCCCTTAAGTTTGGTTATGTAGACTGGCCTGGTCTCAAtccacagagatcccctgcctctgcctccaattactgggattgcagacacatgacaccacacctggccctgatCACTGGGATTGCggacatgtgtcaccacacctggccctgatcactgggattgcagacacgTGCCGCCACACCTGACCCCTGATCACTGGGATTGCggacatgtgtcaccacacctggccctgatcactgggattgcagacatgtgccaccacacctgtccctgatcactgggattgcagacatgtgccaccacacctgtcccTGATCACTGGGATTgaggacatgtgccaccacacctggcctgatCACTGGAATTGCAGACATGTGACACCATACCTGTCCCTGatcactgggattgcagacatgtgaCACCACACCTGGTCTGATAACTGGGATTGtggacatgtgccaccacacctgtccctgatcactgggattgcagacatgtgaCACCACACCTGGTCTGATCACTGGGATTGtggacatgtgccaccacacctgtccctgatcactgggattgcagacatgtgccaccacacctgtcccTGATCACTGGGATTgaggacatgtgccaccacacctgtccctgatcactgggattgcagacatgtgaCACCACACCTGGTCTGATCACTGGGATTGtggacatgtgccaccacacctatcCCTGatcactgggattgcagacatgtgccaccacacctgtcccTGATCACTGGGATTgaggacatgtgccaccacacctgtccctgatcactgggattgcagacatgtgaCACCACACCTGGTCTGATCACTGGGATTGTGGACATGTGACACCACACCTGGCACATGATAGATTTTTTAACCATTtctcagaataaataaacaaaatgccacaatatggaaagttttaataaaatatgtaataaaaagtaAGCCACAGGGATtttgtaaagttaaaaaatatacatttcacaAATACATATAGATTCAATAACAGTAGCCAGGCTTTGTGGTACACGTCTGTAATTCCACTTCAGGACGGAGATATAGAAGAAATGCtgcaagttcaagtccagtcaaggatacatagtgagaccctgtctccctcagaaaaatctaaattaaaaataaataagtatgggctggagagatggctcagtggttaagagcactacctgctcttccagaggacccaggttcaattcccaacacccacatggcagctcacagctgtctctaactccagttctgggggatctgacacccacacacagacatataagcaggcaaaacacataagataggtaaatcttttaaaaaataaaagcaaataagtaAATTGTATAGAAAGAAATCCTAAGAAACACGGCTGAAGGCTCAAGGTGTCAGTGCCGGAGTGGGAGGAGCCTCTTCCCACAGAGTCAACTCTTGTTTTGGGTGGCGAGAGCCTGTTACGTTATAAAAAAAGCACTTTAAATATGTGATGCAACTTGCCCACCACAGTCCCAAGGACGACTGTGCCTCTAGGTCTTTTCTAAGACCCATTGAAGCAAGGAGTGGTGACAAGTATGAGCCCTGTGACCCTAGCATGGTGAGGCCAAAGCAGGAAAACCTGCGAGTCGAGCCTACAATGATaaacagcaagatcctgtctcaaaataacagaaaaaaatccatttaaagaaaataaaactgtggcAGAATACAGACAGGGTTCCTTCAAACCCTACAAAACAATAAtgagccaggccgtggtggcacacattgttaatcccagcacttgggaggcagaggcaggcagatctctatgagttcaaggccagcctgctctacagagcaagttccatgacagtcagagttacacagagaaactctgtctcaaaacaccaaaaagggaataataataataataataataataataataataataataataataataataataatggaatagAAAACATAATTGGAAAGGAATCCACGGAAAGGGATATTCCCAAAAAAGAGTGAGCCTCTCAGCCCCACAAACAGTCAGGGAAAGGATGATGAATCCAGACTGCAGAGCTTGGCTGGCAGCCACTGCTACGACTCTGCCAAGGCCAGGCATGGGTGAGGACCTAGAGTTGAGATGCCCTCGTCACTGAGAACACTGGTCAAAGCGACGGCTGAAAAGACCAAGTTAGCAGGGCACAGCAGCCTGTGCTTCCAAAAGCTGGCTGACACGCCCAAGATGGCCCCTATCTTTGCTACTCCTGGTCACAGGGCACACAAAAAGTAAGCCCTTTCCCTGAGGGGAGCACACATCTGAGGTCTGAACAACAGAGATAAAATGGTTTGAAAGAGAGATAAAATGTCCTGCAGAGGAGCATGGGAACAGCATGGTTGGCCACTGATGGGCTTTGGGAAGTGATTGACTCCTGAGGGCTCTGACCTCATAGACGAAAGACTTACAATTTGATAGTATCATTAGAAGGGGTAGACACTGGGTGGAGGAGCCCACTTGAAGGAAGAAGGCCTTTGAAGGGGTCTCCGTCCACACACACCTGCCTGGCTGCCATGAGGTGTTTAGCCTCCTCCACCACACACTCCTGCCTGGCTGCCAAACACTGTCTTCCCTCAGGCTCAAAACAACAGAGCCGGCTATAGACTAAAACCTCTGAACCTATGAGACAAAATAAGTCTTCTCTACTTTACACTGTTCCTGAGATCTGTCTGTGAAGAAAACCTGCCTAGCACGGGAGAGtgggcatgtgtgagtgtgtgtgagcatgtggggATATGTGTGAGCCCATGTCTAAAGCCAGCCCCCTGCCTGGCACAGGAGAATGGGCCTGTGCgagcatgtgtgaacatgtgtgtgagcatgtgtgagcatgtgtgagcaACGTGTCCAAAGCCAGCCTCCAAGCACCCCACAAAGAAATCCTACCAGGGTCTCTTTCAACCTCTTCGGCCCTCTCTCTGGCTACAACCTAAGGAAGCAGCTGGAATCCTAAAAGCACAACTCACACCAAGGAAAATGGTATGGACAGGAGGACCTTGGGTCCAGAAGAAGTGGCAACCTGGACCACCTGCCAGACTTGCAGCAGAGAAATGAGCTCCACTGGCTGAAGCACATACTCTCTCTGTGAACATCTGTACTGCTGTCACAACATGCTCCAGGCTGGGGGATTTATCAACACAAAGCTTACCTCTCGTGTTTCTAAAAGCTGGAGGTCCAAGGTCAAGATGACAGCAAGTTGTGTGTGGTGAGAGTTGACCTCTGCTGCCAAGAAGGCGCCTGCAGCATTCTCCCACTGGGTCATCAGAGAACAATGGGGAACTCCGCACTTTAAACACTTTTAAGGGCAGACCCTTCAACTAGGTCACTTTGGGTTTAAGGGTCAACACAGATTTTGGGAGGACACTGTCAAGCTGTACAGTTGCCCTGAGTTTTCTATCCCAGTGGATCAACCATGCCAATCCCAGCTCAAGTAAGCATAGAGTTCACTCAAATCAACCATGACACCAGGAGAAAATCTCAAGAAAACTGGAGTCTTATCACATGGAGGAGGTGGCTTCTGGGtccttgtgctggctagttttatgtcaacttgacacaagctaaaattatctgagaggagggaacctcacttaagaaaatacctccataagatcaggctataggcagccctgtagggcattttcttaatgatggaTCATGAAAggaccagcccactgtgagtggtgccatccctgggctggtggtcctggttctataagaaagcaggctgagcaagttatgaagatcaagccagtaaccagccttcctccatggcctctgcatcagctcctgcctccaggttcctgccttgtttaagttcctgtcctgagttcctcCAGTGAGGAACAGTGCTGAGGAGGCCTAATAAACCTCTTCctcccaggttgctttggtcacagtgtttaatCAGGGCAATAATGACCTCCTAAGACAGCCCTGTAAGGCCGGTCCTGACCAGGCCTCCTCAGAGTCCTAGCCTTTGCCTCCCTCCTGCACTCTGCCCTGTGTTCCTCCCCCATGACCCACTGTTCTTTCTTCACCCACCCAAAGCCCATGCATCTTGATGGGGCCAGCACCAGGAACATTCCTGCCACCAGAGAATTCCCACATACCTACAGGCTTGGCACATACCTGCCCCACTCAGACGGAGCCAAGGATAGCCCTCCTTGCCCACCTCTGGTTGAGGAatcctttgtgtttattttcttctcttgttttcacaAGTGAAGTTACTCATGTCTTACCGTGGGAGTAGTCCCTGCTCCTCACTTTATCCTAGGCTGTTAGCAAAGGAGTTCCTAGGAGGCAGGGCAAGCCATCTGAATGAGGAAAGAGTAGAGTTTTCTGGCGCAATTAGTTGGTATCTTTCATAGTTTCTTTGCTCTCAGGAATCTGACCACAGGAAGTTTCACCTATTAAGATGAGTGGGCTTGATTTTGACgaaatacagttttatttttctttctttttttttctttttttgggggttttgttttgttttgcttttttgctttttgttttttggggttttttgttttggtttggtttggttttttgagatagagtttctctgtgtagctttggaaatctttcctggaactcactctgtagaccaggctggcctcaaactcagagatccacctgcctctgttgagtgctgggattaaagatgtgcgtcaTTACTTCGAGGCCACTGTTCTACAGATGTGAGTGTGCTTGGGAGTGGAAGATGAAGAGTCACAGGTCCAGGCTGTCTCCTGTGCTGGGACCAAACTGGTAAGGACAGTCTGGTCCTATCCCATCATCACTCCAAATAGTATCACAATAAACAAAGATCAAATGGGCATTCCTAAGCATCCCTCCTTCCTCAGAAGCCCTAGCTTGGGACCCAAAGGGACCCAAGGCCTGAACTAGCTGCTAGGAGAGCCTCTATCTATaccttttctctctgttcccatGCTTGGTCGTGTCTGGGACTTGACTTTGAGAGCTTGCCACAGTGTCATGGCGGCAGAGAAAACATTGTCTCCTGGTCCCAAGATCAGAATCCCCAGCTCAACGGGCAGCACATCAGAGCCTGACGATATTGTTTCCTCTTGGCCCAGTCCAAGGGAGGCAGAAAGGACCTGGCTGGTGTTGCCCAACACAGCTCACCACAGCCCACCTCCTCTGACACTAGCTAGTGTGGCACGGACAGAACTGAGGTCTTCGAGGCTTGTCCAGGCCTTGGCACACAGTCCTCAATGCTGCCCTCACCCCTTACCGAAGCCTGGCTAGGGAAAGGTAGAGCCAATGCACACAACCTTCTCTTCTCACCTGGGCCAGAAAAGGGCTTAGATATGGTTAGTCTACAGCTTTGCcgaaaggagaaaaacaccagCTCTACCTTTCTTTAATGGGGCTAAAGatttagctcagttggtagagtgcttgcccatcATGCATGAAGCCTGGGTTTCATACAGCAATGCTTTTTTAAAAGGGTTGTGAGCACGGTGttcatgcctagaatcccagctctgggaaggtaGGGGcagaggattgggagttcaaggccatcatccTCAGCgtcatagtgaattcaaggccagcctgggagacgtgagaccctgtctcaataaaaaagcaaacaaactgtaCAAGTCAAGAAGGTAGTACCTATATTCtcagctgctcaggaggctggggcaggaatgTCACTGGAGCCCACAAGTTTGGGGACAATCTATGCAACAATATGAGACTCTCATCTTAAAACCTAATAGTTcgaccaggcggtggtgacacacatctttaatcccatcacttgggaaacagaggtaggcaggtctctgtgagttcaaggctagcctgggtcagcctggtctgcagagtgagttccaggacagccaaagctacacaaaccctgactcagaaaaccaaaagtgaagaaacaaaacaaaattaatagttGGGAAAGCTAAGAGGGGTTCTGTGTACTTGCTACTTTTGTAGAGTAccagagtccagttcccagcaccagaaCACAGGTTCTGCTGACCTGTGTAGACTCTGGTTAAGATCTCAGATCTCAGAAAGGTCAGGCTCCCTACAGTAATGCCGCTGTCTCCCGGAACAGTACAAGTTGAGCACACAGCAGGGCCCATGTTGGGGACGTGGGCATAGGTGGTTAATGTATCCAGACAGGGACTTCTCTGTCTCTTAAGTGAGTCTTGCTACATAAGTTAGAAACATCACATGACCTTGCCTGGGAGGAGGTGAACAGGATGAACATGCTCTTGATGACATCAGGGATGGGTCAGTCCCTTGGAGGGACACAGCACCTGGGCATAGCCTTGAtgcccatttctctttctctgctcgcCACAAATGGGCTGAAAGCTGGCTATCCATGCTCTCTGCATCCTGAATCATTTGCCCAAGCTCTCAGGGAGCATTTCCCTCCCCAGACCCCACAGGCACTTCTAGCAACCTACCCACCACACCCTCCAGTGCCTTCCAGTACCCAGcctcctgtcctctccttccttgGGCCTCCTTTGCTGGTTGGCTCATTTGTCTAAAATACTCTGGAGGCTTCGCCTTTGACCTGTGACTTCTTATACTTCACACAATCTCAGAATCCCCTCCTAAAACAGGCACTAAACCCACTTCAGGGTCCTCACAGTGAGCACACCCTGACCCTCCATTCCTCCCAAGCCCATCTGAGGGCTAGAGCCTAGGAAGAGCCCTCCATACCAGTTCACCTCACAGGGAGTGGCTCCCAAGTCTGTTCACTACCCGCCTCCCTGCACTTTTGCAGACATCAGCTTCCTTACCCAACTCTTCACCTGAAGTGTTCAGTGGGGGCCCCATGATTACAGCTATCCCCCCCACACGGTGCCTTTCCCAGCTCCAATCACATAGCCCACACTTACATCCCTGGGACACTTGCTGTTTGAGGGCCCATGTCCTGAGGACTAGCTCTGCCCAGTGCCTCTCCCAGATGCCCATCATACCCAGTCTTCTTGAGGTTCTTGGGTCAAGGTCAGCCACCTAGCACCGGGATTTATTAACCAAGAATGAATTGAGGAGCACAAGGGGACCCCTAGCTTCCCCCTCCACAAGCCACCTCGAGAAGTTAGGGAAGGAATGGCTAGATTCAGGTTGATGTAAATGGAAACACAGAGACCAGACAGATAGGCTGGCCCTGGCTTCAGCAAGGGAAGAACACAGGCAACAGTCCAGACACTCAGATTTACAGCTCACCCCTTGAGCCTTATCTATTGTGCTCCCCATCCAAGAAGGCACAGAGCCAAAGACAGGCAGGGTCTGCCCACTAACTGAGGAACTCTTTCAGGCTGTGCCATGCCACTCTCCATATCGTAGGCCTCCACTCTCTAAGCCTGTGCTTGGGTTGCAGTGTCGTGGGAATGTGGAACCCAGAGCCAAGGCCTTCAGGGTGCTCATCAAGCACTGAGGGGATATAGTCAGAGGTGGGGACAAGGCCCACTATGGAAGGCAAAAAGAGAGGCACTGGCCACACTCCACCAGGTGAGGGGTGTAGCCATGGGTCCTCCCTGTGCCCCTGAAGAGCTGTCTCCAAGGACAGCCGCTTGCAAAACAGGTGACTTCTCCAGACTCAGAGAAGCAACTCTCTGGGTAGGGAAGGGACATCCAGAGGTGGGCACAGTCAGTGCATCCAGAGGTGGGCACAGGGATGGAGCTATCCTGCCGTGCATAGCTGGATCCATGCCCCTCTACAACAGGTCAGACTGGACAGCAGACCCACTGCTCTGGATCACAAGGATGTAGATGTGAGCACTGGGCAATGCAGTGAACACAGGCCTGGCAGGTCATGGGTCTGCATGGTGCTGCAGGTGCCAGGCCTGGAAGATATGTAACCATTACCCCTCACGGGTAAGGCCCTTCAAACACCCTCGCTGAAGATCCCTGCCACAACGAGACCCTCCTAGGCCCAGTGAATTCAGGGTGGAGGTCAGGGAGAGACCGCCTGCAGACAGACAGTCAAGGTCTGTGCACTTGGCCAGGGCACTGCGGGACTGGCCAGTGTCTGGGGCAGGGCCAGGCTGGGGTGACATGAGGCCAGACCGCTCTTCTGGCTGAGGCTTCATGCAGCTTCAACTTAGGAACAAAGCTGGCACCTGATCCCGTTTGATACTGGCAGTCATGAGCCCAAGTcacccacaggcagagagagtttGTACAGGAAGAGAAGAAGTATAGGACACTTGTGAACCCGAGTTGGGAATGGCCGGGACATGAGGCCTGAACAACTGTAGAGACTGAGGAATAGGGGAGAGGAAGGTCAGGATACCTCAGCAAGAGCAGTCTGTAGGGGCAGGTGCAGGGAGGTGGGAGAAGAGTGTCTCTGACACAGGGCCACAGTGGACCCCACCCAGGAGCTACTGAGAATCACCTGAAGAGACCCCAGAAATACCTGTTTGATCCAGAAGTACCTGGCTGCCCCGGGGTGCCCAACGCTCACCAGTCCTTGCCATTCTGCCCAGTTGTTAGGCAGggaactcatgaaacaggaagaacagccaggccTTGGGTACAAAACTGTAAACACAAGTCTTTAAAATGACAGAGGCCTCCCTGGCCCCAAACTCCGAGCCAGGGGCCCCTACCATAGgtccagatctcctggaacattgccctcccttcccaccctggCAGCCCAGCAAGGGTTGAGGCATCTATCTCCACTCGGGACCAGGCCTCACCAACTGCCCTGTGCATCGAGGTGAGCCAGTGGAATGGAAGCTGAGGGTCCATGGTCCAAGGGATTCCTGAGATGAAGAAGCAGACGCGCCCCAAAACCTCAGGCACTCACTGCGCAGGTACTCACAGCACCTGTCCCTAATGGGAGCctgccccatcccatcccatgcAAACCGCGCGCAGCTAGTCCAGCGTCTGTGCGGCCCGCGGGGCCCTGTCACGTGTCCAACGCATCACGAGTGGGTGAGGGTCCATGAGGGCGCACTGGAGGACCATGCAGTGGTGGAGGCTGCGGCACCGAGTTGCGCTGAGAAGGAGGCGGCTGCAGCTCAAGCGCAAGCGCAGGTGGTGGAAAGTCGCGAACCTGGCGACGGTACTCGAGGAACGTGCAGGCCTTGGTGGCCAATGCCACCACGTTCTTGCCCACGAAGATGGCTGAGACTCGGCTATCTCGGAAGAGTGCCATGTTGGCGGCACGGGCTAGCACGGCCACCACATTGACAGTGGCGAGGCTGAGTACCGGGTACAACATCATCTTCTGTGGTGCAATGTGCTCCCCTTGCATGCTGACCTCGCTGAGCGCCACGCAgggcagcaccagcagcagcatgtAGCAATAGAAAAAGGTGAGGCCTTCGGCCCACAGCGGCAGCCCGGTGCGCGGTGGCTCCCAGAGGTTGGCCTGCATGTCCAACAGATCCAGCAAATCTAAAGCCACCCAGAAGAGGCGGCCACGAAGGTCCTCGCGCTTTCGGAAGGTGCGCACATACTCCATGCGATCTAGTGCCACGAGCAACAAGAACAGGCCTGGCACGCACACTGACAGCAGCAGTGTCAGTGCCTTGCGAGCCACCGGGTCGGCCGCTCCACGCCGCGCCGCCTTGTAGTTCTGAAAGATGAAAtagagtttgatctccagcacgaAGATATAGAGGAACCAGAGGATCATAGCGTAGCCACGCTTGGCTGTGCGCACCTCGGCACCCACCCACACGGCCACATAGCGCAGCACCAACAGGAAGCACACATCGCCTACCAACACAATTATGCACACGCCGATCTTGCGCGGGCCCTGATTCTGCTCCACCAGGTATGCGTCCATGACTGCCATACTGCCCATGATCACCAGCGTGGTCAGGCACACGTGGCGCCGGTCGGGAGGCGGCAGCACCATGGTCAGCGGCCCGGGCTCGGCCCTGGCGCGCAGGCCCCACACAAAGCAGGACGAGGTCCTGCCTGTTGTGTCCCAGAGAGCAGCGAACGGGAAGCTCAACCCTCCGGCATGGCGCAGCGCATCCCGATGCAGGGGTTTGTCCAGCTGCCTGGAGTGTGCTGCCGCTCCCAGCCAGCGAGTTCGGAACCTGGGAAAGACCAGATACAAGTCAGATTGTGCGGCAGAGTGGCACGGAGGCTAGGGTTGGCAGGACGTACGCCAGCCTTCCCAGGCCTGGCTGTTTCCTGCATGTGGTGCTGTCCCCACGACGAGTGCAGGAGGCCTCCTTGGACGCACGCACGCGCCGCTGCTAGCACCCAAGACCTGAAGCCCGGGAACGAGCCCTCCAGAGGGCGCTGCAGCCCCACCTGAGGGACCGATCTCATTCCCGCCACTGCCAGGAAGGAAATGGAACGGAagtggttccccccccccccccccccccccccaccgctccGGCCGCCACTCTAAAAGCCCTGGTGATTTGTCGTGGCTGGACCCAAACCTCCGTCTCTCCTGGCTCTGACATCCTGGACCACAACGCCCGGACCGGCGGCTTTAGGCCACTTCTTTGGAAGGTTCTGGGCATTTTGAGGTAGCTGTGCTGTACTAGGCGCACAAGGAGAGTTGGAGACCCAGATCCCACCCTGGAGACAAGGCACTGAGCAAGTTTTTTAATCCTAGATGGACCGCCATCCAAAACCTGAGATACCCACCCTCCAAGTCCCTCGTACTTTCCTACGACTGCCTTGTACCCCACCACCCCTCTTTCCTCTATCCACAGCtcaacctctccccttcctgaggCTATCTAGGGCAAAGCAGATCATTATCTTCCCTGACCCACCACCGCTAGCCCTCGCTCCGGAGAAGCCTCTGGAGAAGCGCTCTTCTCCTGGCCACACCTCCTGCTGTATCCTCTATCTGAATCAGCACACTTCCAGTTCCTCTGATGGGCTTCTGCTGCTGGCTCCCCTCCACCTTCAGGGCCAACCTCAGGAATGCTGTGGCAAGACAGTCTCTTCGAAAGTCCCTAAGACTAGCTGTCTTGTCTGTGGTACCCAGATTGTGGGTACTGATATCCTGGCAGCCTTCACCCACCCAGGCAAAAGTCACTTCCAACCAGGGctctcctctccagcctcctctcaaCACCTGGCATGAGGACTCTGTTTACTGTCCTGTCTAGACAATGACATAAAATTTATTGTCACCCCCGACAGTGATGTATTCCACCACAGTCCATGGTCCCGTCCTCTTCTCAGTTCTTGCTCCCTCTATTCACCCCCTTGGGTTCTCAAAACTACACCACAGCTTTAATAAAGTGTTTAGGGAGTCATCTGCCACACCAGGACCCCAAGGATCCACACACTCCACTTTCTCAGGTACACACTCCATTTTCACGCCCACTggtggctcaggctggccccaaTCCTGATCACCTGGAACTCCATTGGCTACAGCCTAACACTGAGAATTTCCTTCCTCTTAGCGATTGTCCGGGCCAAGTAGTCTCTGCCGGCTAATCCTTTCTCCCCATCATTTTCACGCTATCGCTCCTTTGCTCAGTCACTGTCAAATGCCAAACGCCAGGAGCAAAAGGCTTTAAACTAGTAAAGGACAAATCCCAACCCCTAGGAGTGCCCTGGCCTCCAGAAAGCCAGAACCCAAGCCTGtcgtcccctcccccacactctgTCCTAGCCATGTTCCCAGGGACCAAGCCCAGGTCCACCTGCCCTGGGTCTCTCATGCCAGGCCCTAACGTCCATCTCTACCAAACCTGTCCACTGTTCAAACATCACACACAGATTCAGGGCCTCCAAGCTCTAAaatgcctgcctctccctcaggTTTGCATGGACCCCCTACTCGCTTGGTACCTCCAaaagagaggctgaggcaaggaagGATCCTCCCTCCTCGACTCCGGAGAGGAGGGTCTAGCGGCTCCCAGCAGGTTGCGTCTCAGTTTGTCTTTCCCCACTAAAGGTTTCCCCAGTGATGCCTGGGCCTGGTTCCGCCGCCATGCAGCTGCCCCTGCCCATCCCACGGCCTGCAGCCTGGGGGCGGGAATAGCACAGGCCCAGCTGGCagccgctgctgctgccgctgcctcTGCAGCCGCCTACCGCCCAGTTCTGCCGACCCGCTCGGACCAGCAGCCCGCCTCTGCTGCCCCGCCGTTCGCATCCCACGCCTACCGGGCCGGCCAGAAGCAGCGCGCCGGCCGGCCCCGCCGAGCCTCAGCGCGGGGCCCAGGCGCTTGGAGCTGCGCTCCGCCCCTCCGCCGCGGGCACCGCCTCCGGTCGAGGCCCCGCCTTGCGCCCCTGGGACGCTCAGACCCTAGCCAAGAGAGGACCCGGGTCCTAGGGCCGTTGCGTATTACGGGTTGCCATGACGACAGTTCCGCGCAGCTCCTGCGCCCATGACAGGTGGCACAAGGTGCCAGACAATCAGGCATCCACTTCAGATCCCCGTGGTCTATCCTCTTGGCCTCAacacacgcaaaaaaaaaaaaaaaaaaaaaaaaaaatc
This window contains:
- the Tmem121 gene encoding transmembrane protein 121 — translated: MVLPPPDRRHVCLTTLVIMGSMAVMDAYLVEQNQGPRKIGVCIIVLVGDVCFLLVLRYVAVWVGAEVRTAKRGYAMILWFLYIFVLEIKLYFIFQNYKAARRGAADPVARKALTLLLSVCVPGLFLLLVALDRMEYVRTFRKREDLRGRLFWVALDLLDLLDMQANLWEPPRTGLPLWAEGLTFFYCYMLLLVLPCVALSEVSMQGEHIAPQKMMLYPVLSLATVNVVAVLARAANMALFRDSRVSAIFVGKNVVALATKACTFLEYRRQVRDFPPPALALELQPPPSQRNSVPQPPPLHGPPVRPHGPSPTRDALDT